GCGCACAGCTCGGCGCAGGCGTAGGCGAGCGCTCCGACGAGCAGGACCGGGACCAGCAGCGCGAGAAGACCGAACACCGGGGCGAACAACAGTCCCGCGACGGCGGTCGAGCCGAGCACGCCGGCCACGGCGAGCCGGTCTAGCCCGTTTCGTTCGCCCTTGCGCCGGTCGGCCGCGAGCCCCGCGGTCCTGCCGCGCCGGTCGGCCGCGAGCCCCGCGGTCATGCCGCACCTGTCATCAGGGAGTTCCACCGGGCCGCGGCGTCGGCTGCGTCGACGGCGCTGATCTGCCCGGCTCCGGCGGCCGGAGCGGACTGCCGCGCGCCCAGCCGGAACACGGTGTCCGGACGCCAGCGCCGGGTTGTGCCGAGATCGGCGTCCGGACCGGTGACCACGACGACCACGCCGCCCGGGCGGCGGCTCGCGGCCAGCGCGGCGGGCAGCAGCGGCGCGTCGGCCGCCGCGTCCTGGCTGACCAGGCAGAGCTCGTCGAGCACCACCCGGGCCACCCGCAGGCCGCTGCCCACCGGGGTATCGGTGCCGGTCGTGGTGATCAGCCGGCAGTGCTGCCCCGCCGTCGCCGATGCGAACAGCAGCGACGCCACGACCTCGACGGCCTCCTCGAACGCGGCCGGGCTCAGCGCGGCGGGCCGGGTGTCGAGCAGGACGGTGCACCGCAACTGCGCCGGATCGGCGTACTCGCGCACCATCAGCTGCCCGGTACGGGCGGACGCTTTCCAGTGCAGGTGCCGGACTTCGTCGCCGAGCGCGTACGGCCGGACCGCGCGCAGGTCCGCCGAGCCGCGCAACGGCGGGTCAGTGATCGGCCCGTCGTAGTGGTGCCGCGGGTACCCGGCCCGCGCCGGGCGCACCGCGTGCCGCCGCGGATGCACCCACAGGCTCGCGGTGCCGCCGACCGCCCGCTCGCCGCGGGCGAGCGCGAACAGGTCGGGCCGGTCGAGCACGAGCGGGCCCACCTCGATCCGGCCGCGCCGGCTGGTGGGCAGTTCGTAGTGGTAGGTCGCCGCCGCGCCGGGCGCGAGCGGGCGCACGCGCACGCCGTGCGTCTCCTCGCCCATGCGGTCGCCGGCCGAGACCCCGCCGTGCCGGCGGGTGCCGGTGTTGCGGACGGTCAGCGAAGCCAGCGCGGGCTCGCCGCGTTCGATCCGGTCCGGCAGCACCGTCCGGTCGACTTCGACCTCCGGCCGGAACCGGACCACCGCCACCGCGACGAGCACCGCGCCCGCCGCGATCCCGCCCAGCGCGCGGAAAAAGCCGTACCCGGCGGCCTCGCCCGCGACGTAGAGCACGATCGCCGAAACGAGCACGAAGACACCGCGGCGGGTGAGCCGCATCGCTACCGCCCCGCCGCGGCCGCCGGTGCCGGCGTCTCGGCCAGCAGTTCGTCCACGACGTCCGCGGCGCGGCGCTGGTTCAGCTCCGCGTCCGCGGTCAGCACGAGCCGGTGCCCGAGCACCGGGTGCGCGACGTCCTTGACGTCGTCCGGCGTGACGAAGTCGCGGCCGTAGGTCGCGGCGAGCGCCTGTGCCGCCCGGATCAGCGCGATGCTGCCGCGCGGGCTGGCCCCGTACCGGACCGCCGGATGAGTCCGGCTCGCCGCGGCCAGCCGGACCGCGTAGGACACGATCTCCGGGGCCAGGTGGGACTTTCGCACCTCGGCGATCAGCGCCTGCACGGCACTGACGTCGAGCACCGGCCGCAGCTCGTCCGGCGTCACGCCCGCGCAGTCCGCCATCACGACCCGCATTTCGGACTCGTGATCGGGGTAGCCGACCGAAAGCCGCATCAGGAACCGGTCGAGCTGCGCTTCCGGAAGCCGGTAGGTGCCCTCCATCTCGATCGGGTTCTGCGTGGCCACCACGAAAAACGGCCGCGGCACGTCCTGGCCGACCGCGTCGACCGTCACCCGCCGCTCGGCCATCACTTCCAGCAGCGCCGCCTGCGTCTTCGGCGTGCCGCGGTTGATCTCGTCGGCCAGCACGACGTTGGCGAAGATCGCGCCGGGGTGGAACTCGAACCGCTCGGTGTTCTGGTGGTAGACCGTCACGCCGGTGATGTCGCCGGGCAGCAGGTCCGGCGTGAACTGGATGCGGTTCCAGCTCGCGCCGAGACTGCGGGCGAGGCAGCGCGCGAGGGTCGTCTTGCCCAGGCCCGGCACGTCCTCGACGAGCAGGTGGCCTTCGGCGAAGAGCGCGGCGACCGCGAGCCGGACGACCTCGGGCTTGCCGCGCACCACTGCCTGGACGTTGTCCGCGATCAGCTCGTATGCGGCCTTCGGAGTCGGGATCACTTTTCCTTCTTCGCCTTGGTTTTTCCGGAATTCTTGAGGCCGCGACGGGCGCCGAGCAGCGCCAGCGGCCCGAGCACGACCACGAACGCGGGCTGGCCCTGGTAGTGGTCCGAGCCGGTGCCCTCCGAGGACGTGATGGTGACGTCGATCCCGATCTGGCCGGCCCAGTAGACGTTCGAAATGGTGATGTTCGTCGTGCCGCTGCACGGTACCGGGGACGTGGTCGAGCCGAACACGGTCGCCGTGCACTTGGCGGGCGCGCCGTTGGCGTTGGCGATCACGGTCACGATCAACTGCTGGTACGGCGCGCCCCGCCCCTGGACGTGGGTGATCTTCACGGTCGGCGGTCCCGAAGGCACCTGCACGGTCTTCCGGCCGGCGCTGCCGGTGAGCGCGGAGCCCGAGCTGTACCGGGTCACCGCGCGGACGGTGACCGTGACCGACCCGGAAAGCCCGGAGAACTCGGCGGAGGTGCCGGAAACCTGGCGGTCCCCGGCGCCGGTCGCGCTCACCAGGTAGTGCACCAGGTCCGCGCCGTGCAGGTCCGGTTCGGACCAGCTGGCGGAGACCTTCCCGCCTTGCCCGGCGGTCAGCGTGACCGACGGCGCGTCGGCCGCCTGCCCCGGCGTCGCCGCCTGCGCGCTGGCGCCGGGCCCACGGCCGGCCGAGTTCTCGGCGACCACAGTGACCACATAGGACGTGCCGTTGTCCAGGCCGCTCAGCGTCGCGCGCCGGGCCGAGCCGGAGACCGTCGTCGATCCGCCGGACCAGGACAGGTGGTATGCGGTGATCCGCGCGCCGTTGTCCGCTGCCGCCGACCAGGTCACCTTGACCGCGCCGTCGGCGGCGGAGGCCCGGACGTTGCGCGGCGCGCCCGGCGGCGTCGCGTCCGCGACCGGAGGCGGCGCGGGAGGTGCCGACGGCCTCGGCGGCGCCGAACCGGTGTCGGACGGCTGCGGCGGGGCCGGCGGCGGAGACTCGTTCTGGTGCCGCGCCTGCTCGTCGACGGCCACGTCGGCCACCGAACCGTTGTCGCCGTCGACGACGAGCACGTGCGAACCGTCCGAGCTGTCGACGTAAAGGCGGTCGTCCTGGCCGTGCGACAGCCGCGGCCGCCCAGTGCCGCCAGGGACCTTCTTGGTGTTCTTGAGGCCGCCGTGGCTGTCGTAGGTCCGGACTTCGTTGCGGGTCTCGTCGACCAGCGCGACGACGTGCGAGGTGGCGACCGGGCCGCTGAACCGGCCGTCCTTGGGCAAGTCGACCGAAACCGGGCGGGCGGCCGGGCGGTCCTTGCCCAGTTCGGTGGTGTCGATCAGGTGCAGCTGGTTGCGGTCCGGGTCGGCGACCGCCAGCCGTCCGTCCACCGCGTTGTTGGCCACCTGCGCGGTGGCGGGCAGTTTGACGCCGATCGCGACCGGGTCGCCGAGCCCGTCCTTGCTCACCGGGCTCAGCGTGTCCGCGGTGACGTCCAGCAGCACCGGGCGGTCGTCGGCGAGGGCGAGCAGCCCGCTGTGCCCGGCGGGCAGCTGCGCCGGGCAGGTCGGGGTGGTGGCGCCGCGCGGCAGCTCGCACACCGCGCCGGTGTCGATCCGGTGCACCCACAGGGTTCCGTCGCTGGTCGCGACGGGAGTGGTCAACGGGCCGCCGGCGGAAACGGTGGCCACCGGGTCGCCGAGCCGGACGATCCGGCCCGCGTTGCGGTACACCAGGTACGGGCCGCCCGAGACCTCCAGCGCCACGGGCGTTTCGGCGGCGGGCGGCGTGATCGCGTTCTCGACGCCCAGTGTCGACTTGTCGAAGATGGTGATCCGCGACCGGTCGACGACGTAGCCGGACCGGCCGCCTTGCACGACTTGGCTGCCCGGCCCGGCGGGCAAGCTCGCCTGCGCGTCGACCTGGCCCGCGCCGCCGTCGACGTGCAGCGCCGACTGGAGCGAATCGCTGTACACCCAATGGCCGGCCTGGACGTATTCCAGGTCCGACGGCATCGGCGCACGGCCGGCGACAGCCACCCCGATCAGCGTGAGGCATCCGGCCGCCAGGAAGGCGATCACCAGCCGGGCCCGCACGGCGGCGCCCAGCCCGCGACGGTGCTTCTCGGTGCCCTCTTCGGTCACGTCGAACGGCCGCACGAGAGCGCGATCAAGGCATACATGGCCGCGACGTTAGGGCCCGATCATGAAATTTCGATGAAACGGACCGATGTCATCGAAACCTCAGGTCCGCCCGCGAAGCTGGCCCGCGACGGCAGGAGGAGGAGACGATGACGGATCTCGGCGCGGCCCGGGCGAACGCGCACCGCGCTGCGCCCGCGCCACCGTCCGTGCAGCGAACCGCCGTGCAGACGGCCGGGTTCGGCGCGCTGCCCGGTGCGGACGCGGCGGCCCGCGCGGCGGCCCGCGAAGTCGCTCTCGCCGCGTTGTCCGCGGCGCGGCAACCATCGTTCGAGGTCCCGGCCCCGGCGTCCGCGCCTGCGCCAGCCCCGCCGCGGACTCCCCCGCCGCCGGTGCGCCGCCGTGCCGCCGGAAAGCAGCGCACCATCGGCACCGGGCGAATCGTCTGCTGGCAGCTCGTCCTGGTCGCGCTCGCGCTCGCCGCGACCCGGTCGTGGCCGATGCTCGCCGCCGTCGCCGTGCCGGCCGCCGTGGTGGTGGCCCTGACCGCGGTCCGGGTACACGGCCGGTGGCTGTCCGAATGGCTCGTGGTCGGCGCGGACTACCTGTCGCGGAACCGGGCCGGCGACCTGCGCGGACCGGCCGAAGCGGGCCGCGGGCTCTTGCGCCTGCTCTCGCCCGGTGCGACCGGGACGGACTGCGACACCGGCTTCCTGCTCAGCCGTGCGGCCGGGATCACCGTGGTGCTGCAACCGAAATCGGCCGAGCGGGACCTGACGAAGGCCATGCCCGCTCCGGAAGCCCTGCTCCCTCCCCCGCACGAACAGACCGAGGCGGTCGCGGCACAGGTCGTCCACCACGCCGGCATCGCGAGGGACCGCCCGCCTCGGGTATGGCTCGCACTGCAAGCGCTGCGCACCGTCGAGGTCCAGCACGACGCCGACGTCCAGCGGGCGCTGGGCAACGCGGTCCGGCGGGTGCTGCGCCGGCTCCGCCGCGACGGGCTGCCCGCACGCGGCCTGACCGAAGCCGAGCTGCTGGGCGCGCTGGCTTCGCTGGCCCACGTCAACGCGGGACGCGGCCAGGTGCGGGAAGACTGGCGGTACTGGCACAGCGGACCGATCGCGCAGGCGACGTTCCGGCTCGACGGGTGGGCAGAGCTGTCGCCAGCGGTCGCCCCTCAGCTCCTGCGCTGGCTGCTCGCCAGCGTCCCCCGCGCGGCGGTCACGGTCGCGGTCACCGCTCACCGCCCGACCGCGACCGCGCCCATCAGCACCGTCGCGACCGTCCGGCTCGCGGCAGCCGGCCCTGCCGCGCTCGAGCACGCGGCCCGCGAGCTGACCCGCCTGGCCGGCGACTGGGGGCTGGCGGTGGACCGCCTCGACGGCCGGCACGCCGAGGGCGTCGCGGCAACGCTGCCTATCGGCCTCGCCGCTCCCTGAACGAGAATGCGGCCCGCGCTCGCGGGCGTGGCCGACGTAACCCCGGCCAGTTCCGGCCAGGCGAGCGGCGTCGCTGCCGTTGTCCCGCGTGCTCAGCAAGTCAGGGTCAGGCCTCGGTGTGGCCGAGCGACGGCTCGGGAACGAATTTCGCCTCCGGCCGCAGCAGTGTGTCCAGCTCCAGCACGACCAGCTCGTTGCGGCCCGCCCGGACCACCGGACCGGGAACGTAGAGCGTCCGTTGCGGCCCCCGTCGCCAATACCGGCCGAGCAGGAAACCGTTGACCCAGGCCATTCCCTTGCCCCAGTCGCCGGTGTCAAGGAAAAGGTCCGCCGGCTCTTCCGCTTCGAACTCGGCGCGTACCGCGACCGG
This sequence is a window from Amycolatopsis benzoatilytica AK 16/65. Protein-coding genes within it:
- a CDS encoding AAA family ATPase, yielding MIPTPKAAYELIADNVQAVVRGKPEVVRLAVAALFAEGHLLVEDVPGLGKTTLARCLARSLGASWNRIQFTPDLLPGDITGVTVYHQNTERFEFHPGAIFANVVLADEINRGTPKTQAALLEVMAERRVTVDAVGQDVPRPFFVVATQNPIEMEGTYRLPEAQLDRFLMRLSVGYPDHESEMRVVMADCAGVTPDELRPVLDVSAVQALIAEVRKSHLAPEIVSYAVRLAAASRTHPAVRYGASPRGSIALIRAAQALAATYGRDFVTPDDVKDVAHPVLGHRLVLTADAELNQRRAADVVDELLAETPAPAAAAGR
- a CDS encoding fibronectin type III domain-containing protein, translating into MRPFDVTEEGTEKHRRGLGAAVRARLVIAFLAAGCLTLIGVAVAGRAPMPSDLEYVQAGHWVYSDSLQSALHVDGGAGQVDAQASLPAGPGSQVVQGGRSGYVVDRSRITIFDKSTLGVENAITPPAAETPVALEVSGGPYLVYRNAGRIVRLGDPVATVSAGGPLTTPVATSDGTLWVHRIDTGAVCELPRGATTPTCPAQLPAGHSGLLALADDRPVLLDVTADTLSPVSKDGLGDPVAIGVKLPATAQVANNAVDGRLAVADPDRNQLHLIDTTELGKDRPAARPVSVDLPKDGRFSGPVATSHVVALVDETRNEVRTYDSHGGLKNTKKVPGGTGRPRLSHGQDDRLYVDSSDGSHVLVVDGDNGSVADVAVDEQARHQNESPPPAPPQPSDTGSAPPRPSAPPAPPPVADATPPGAPRNVRASAADGAVKVTWSAAADNGARITAYHLSWSGGSTTVSGSARRATLSGLDNGTSYVVTVVAENSAGRGPGASAQAATPGQAADAPSVTLTAGQGGKVSASWSEPDLHGADLVHYLVSATGAGDRQVSGTSAEFSGLSGSVTVTVRAVTRYSSGSALTGSAGRKTVQVPSGPPTVKITHVQGRGAPYQQLIVTVIANANGAPAKCTATVFGSTTSPVPCSGTTNITISNVYWAGQIGIDVTITSSEGTGSDHYQGQPAFVVVLGPLALLGARRGLKNSGKTKAKKEK
- a CDS encoding DUF58 domain-containing protein, whose protein sequence is MRLTRRGVFVLVSAIVLYVAGEAAGYGFFRALGGIAAGAVLVAVAVVRFRPEVEVDRTVLPDRIERGEPALASLTVRNTGTRRHGGVSAGDRMGEETHGVRVRPLAPGAAATYHYELPTSRRGRIEVGPLVLDRPDLFALARGERAVGGTASLWVHPRRHAVRPARAGYPRHHYDGPITDPPLRGSADLRAVRPYALGDEVRHLHWKASARTGQLMVREYADPAQLRCTVLLDTRPAALSPAAFEEAVEVVASLLFASATAGQHCRLITTTGTDTPVGSGLRVARVVLDELCLVSQDAAADAPLLPAALAASRRPGGVVVVVTGPDADLGTTRRWRPDTVFRLGARQSAPAAGAGQISAVDAADAAARWNSLMTGAA
- a CDS encoding type VII secretion protein EccE produces the protein MTDLGAARANAHRAAPAPPSVQRTAVQTAGFGALPGADAAARAAAREVALAALSAARQPSFEVPAPASAPAPAPPRTPPPPVRRRAAGKQRTIGTGRIVCWQLVLVALALAATRSWPMLAAVAVPAAVVVALTAVRVHGRWLSEWLVVGADYLSRNRAGDLRGPAEAGRGLLRLLSPGATGTDCDTGFLLSRAAGITVVLQPKSAERDLTKAMPAPEALLPPPHEQTEAVAAQVVHHAGIARDRPPRVWLALQALRTVEVQHDADVQRALGNAVRRVLRRLRRDGLPARGLTEAELLGALASLAHVNAGRGQVREDWRYWHSGPIAQATFRLDGWAELSPAVAPQLLRWLLASVPRAAVTVAVTAHRPTATAPISTVATVRLAAAGPAALEHAARELTRLAGDWGLAVDRLDGRHAEGVAATLPIGLAAP